agtaggagagtagcagtagcaatagcagtagccggaggtgtatataagctgtaagaggtaagaggtagaagtaaggatattataagcagcaaggatagcaggggcagaagcggcaacaggtgcaggggtagtaggagtagtaataagaatattaagagcagtgcaagttacaaggacaagggacaaagtaaggacagtagagatagtaagagtatcaggagcagcgagaacagaagccgtaggattgatagcgaagatattaagagcagcaaggaaagcgaaagtagcgagggtagtaagagcagcgacaagaggagcggtagcggccgccgaaaccgcagttaccgcaggtggaggaggcgtaggaggtaaggggcagaagagagcagtagagacagcgggaacagcggggaaagcgagagcagcaagaaggacggggatagtagagatagaggaagtggcgagagcagaagcagtaatagggaggattgcggaatgcggaggagtaagagcggtaggagtaagagtagcaagagcaggacgtagaagtaagagccgtaggagcaggagcagtaagaatagcaggagtagcaagggtaggagctttaaaggcggcagcaacgagggtgttacaagcagcgaaaataataggagcagggagagtggtcgcagtaaggatagcgatagaagcgaggttggcgacagcagggacagtagtagtagcaagaatagcgagagtagcgagagcaatagcagtgagagctagagcattaagagtagcagcaataagagcagtaaccgtaggagtaggcgca
The sequence above is drawn from the Pyrenophora tritici-repentis strain M4 chromosome Unknown M4_contig_00039, whole genome shotgun sequence genome and encodes:
- a CDS encoding ComEC, membrane metal-binding protein yields the protein MLVITPTATTTPVFTAASTNIATAAPTLPILAIHSVLAALAIPAAPAVLAAPALANYAPTISALTALTPAAFTLNAPTPTVTALIAATLNALALTAIALATLAILATTTLLPLLLLLFLLLLLLRLLLLRPALATLTPTALTPPHSAILPITASALATSSISTIPVLLAALAFPAVPAVSTALFCPLPPTPPPPAVTAVSAAATAPLVAALTTLATFAFLAALNIFAINPTASVLAAPDTLTISTVLTLSLVLVTCTALNILITTPTTPAPVAASAPAILAAYNILTSTSYLLQLIYTSGYCYCYCYSPTFAILATLTVLTILAVLTILAVLIILAASAVLTILAVLVVLAASAVLTILAVLVVLAASAVLTILAVLVVLAASAVLSTLTALTILAVPAVLAIATINLIVNSLAVRPFLALPLLLLLSSQSSQSP